A window of Halopelagius inordinatus genomic DNA:
TCGCCGTCTTCGCCGTCTTCGCCGTCTTCCGAGTCGAACTGCTCTACGAGCGCCGACACCAAGTCCTCTCGGCTCTGGTTTGCTTTGATGTCTGCCTCTTTGGCCATCGACTGCAGTTCGCGGTAGGAGATGGTTTCGAGCATCTCCGTGTACGTCTCGCGGCGGACTTCGTCCGGGTCGACCGACTCCTCGGAGTCGGCCTGTTCGGCCTCCGCCTCGGCGTCCTCGGCGGCCTCTTCGGCTTCCTCCTCGGTCTCTTCGTCGGCCTCGTCGGCTTGGTCGAGCGTGTCCGTCACCGTATCTGCCGCCTCGGAAACCGCCTCTTTGGCTTCCTCACCGGCGTCGCTTGCCTTGTCGGCCACCTCTTCACCGGCATCGCTCGCTTTGTCGGCCGCTTTCTCACCGGCGTCGCTCGCTTGCTCCGTGGCCGACTCGGCTCCCTCTTTGGCCTCGCTCGCGGCGTCGTCCGTCGAATCTCGGA
This region includes:
- a CDS encoding Tim44 domain-containing protein, with translation MSSDSSSGDDSGLKSVITDELESQIDKQKMGKKVGREFGAQAGRELGARLGRTVDEAVREGAKQGKQPGEILGDVKRTLSSSIHESLGDEESLRETLSEFQQSVRDSTDDAASEAKEGAESATEQASDAGEKAADKASDAGEEVADKASDAGEEAKEAVSEAADTVTDTLDQADEADEETEEEAEEAAEDAEAEAEQADSEESVDPDEVRRETYTEMLETISYRELQSMAKEADIKANQSREDLVSALVEQFDSEDGEDGEDGEDGDD